The DNA region ATTCTCGGCGATATCCACATCGCGCTGGAAGCGCCCAAGAACGCCGATCCCACGCTGCTGGGCAATGGCGACGTGATTCCGGTGTCGCAGACCGTTCCCGCGACCAATGTCGAGGACATTCTGCGGGCGCTGTCCAACATCATCACCGGCGGGCGGTGGTCGGACATCCAGAAACTGGTGACCGACGTGAATGCCGCGTTCCCGTCGGATCCGGCGGAGCTGGACCGGGTCAACCGGGCCGGCCGGGCGGCCCTGCACGATATGGCCGCCCACACCGACGAGGTGAATCGCATTCTCACCTCGGCGCAACAGATCACCGGGAAGCTGGAATCCGGGCGCGGGGCGGTGGACCGGATCCTCACTTTCGGGCCCGATCGCGCGGCCGGGCTCTCGGATGTGCTGCTCGCGGTGGTCAATCTGATCATCAGCGGCGGACCGCTCGCCAAGAACGCCGGGGACCTGCTGCTGCCGCACGTCGGCGACTTCCGGTCCATCGTCTCGATTCTGGCGCCGACCGCGGTCACGGCCGGATACGCCGATCTGACGTTGGCCGCCAACCTCGACACCTTCCATACCCTGCTGAAGGAGAAGATCATCCCCTTCCTGGGGTCCCCGGATGTGAAGGTACGCAGCGTTTCCGCCGCCGACGCGCAGGCGGATCAGCTGATCGCCACACTGCGCTCGATCGGGATGGTGCCTTAGATGAAACTCTCACTCTCCGGCCCGATGTCGCTGGTGCTGCTGCTGGTGCTCACCTTCGTGTGCGGCAGCTACATGGCGGTCGGCGTGCTGAATCTGGATCCGCGCCGCCAGAACAACACCGTCACCGTGCTGCTCGACGGCTCCGGCGGCCTGATGAAGACCTCCGAGGTGACATTGCGGGGGCTGCCGATCGGGAAGGTGCGCGATATCGGGGCGACCGCGCACGGGCTGGCCGTCACCCTCGAATACGACGCCAAATACCGGATTCCCGTGGACAGTGTCGTGCAGATCGCCAACCTGTCCGCGGCGGGGGAGCAGTTCCTCGACTTCCGTCCGACCGGCACCGCCGGGCCGTTCCTGCGCGACGGCAGCGTGGTGCCGAATCGGCAGGTGCGGGTCGCGACCACCGTCGGTGACGCGCTCGCCAAACTGGATGCGCTGACCGCGCAACTGGATCCGGCCAAACTACAGAACCTGGCCACTACCGTCGCCGCCGGGTTCGAGGGCCGCGACGCCGAGGTCGCCAACCTGACCAAGGCGCTGATCGGGACCGCGAACCTGTTGCGGGACAAACGAGCAGCCATCGCGCGGCTGTACTCGAACGTGCAGACCCTCGGTGACCGCTTCGACGGGCGCGCGCCCGCGCTGAGCGGCGCCGGCAGCGACATCGACACCGCCCTGCCGGAGCTGCTGCACATCATCGCCGCCTTCCAGAACTACTCCTACATCGGCGAGCAGATCTTCACCGATCCGATCGGGCCGCTGGTCTCCAAGATCAACGAGTACCTGCAGCTGATCGGGCCCGACCTCGGGCAGATCGCCACCGTCCTGAAACCCGCCACCAGCGTGATCAAACCGCTGCGCGTGGACGCCGGCTCGATCGTGGATCTGCTGTCCACGGTGTTCCCCGGTGACGGCGCGGCACACGTCGGCATCGATATTCCTCGTTAGAGAGAAGGCATTCCGTGAGTGACACCGACACCGTCGAGCAGGTCGTCGAGGCCGAGCGGCCCGAGGCCACAGAGCTGCCGGACCCGACCGAGAAAGTACTGTCCGCGAAGAGTTTCGGCGAGCGGGCCTATCCCTTCGCCGTCGCTGCCGCCGCGCTGCTCGCCGTCGTGGCCGTGGTCCTCGGAGTGTGCTGGCACCACGCCTCCGGAGACTACGACGCCCTGAAGTCCAGCGAATCCGATCGCGACCGCGCCGCCCAGGTCGCCAAGGACTACACCCTGCGCTCGCTGACCTACGACTACCGCAATCTGCCCGCCTTCTTCGACGGCGTGCAGCACGGCGCCTCGGATGGGTTGCGCGACAAGTACACCCAGTTCCACGACACGCTCGCCAAGATCATGACCGACGCCCAGGTGGTGGCCTCCGGCGACGTAGTGGGCACCTCGGTGGAGGCCAAGGGCAGCGACCAGTACACCGTCACCGTCTACGCCACCCAGCGCACCCAGAACGTGCAGCAGCCCGAACCCGCCACCGTGCCGAACCTGCTGGTGGTGAACGTGGCCGGGCACGGCGGCGAGTGGCTGGTCACCGATTACGGCCCCAAGGACGCCGGTGTGAAGGGCGGGGCCGCGAAATAGGTTCGGGACGCATCGGCCGGCCGCCGCAGCGGGAACTCCCGGCGCGGCGCCGGCGGGAGATCATCGAGGCCGCCTACGAGGTCTTCACCGCCCACGGCTACGAGGCCACCGCCATCTCCCAGGTGGCCGCGCGGGCCGGGATCGGCCAGGGCACCGTGTACCGCTACTTCGGCAGCAAGCGCGAAATCCTGGACCACGTCATCGATCTCGGCATCGAGAAGGTGACCGACGCCATGGAACTGCACACCCTCTTCGGCGCCGCCGGCGACGTGGGGGAGTTGGTGAGCGCGGTGCGTGCGGCCGTGGCGCGGCTCTACGAGCTGCTCGAACGCGAGCCGCGAGTGTTGCGCCTGCTGGTGGTGGAGGCCGGGGCCATCGATCCGGAACTGGCGCACCGGCTGCTCGGCCTGGAGGCGCTGACCGCCTCCCTGATCACCGGGGAACTCACGCGTGGCATGGAGGCAGGATGGATCCGTCCCGACATCGATCCGGAAGTGCTGGGGCACACCATCCCCACCATGGTCGGCCCGGGGCTCATGCGGGAACTGCTGGGCGCGGGCAACCCCGCCATCCGCGACCGCAGCATGACCGCGGTGCTCGTCTTCCTCGACAAGACCCTGCGCCCAGCCCGTCCGCGAGCGAACCCGAGCCCACCCCCGTGACCGTCGAGCCCGCCCGTGCTCCCGGCCGCCGCGCCCGTGCCGATCGCCGACGCGCCGAATTGATCGGCGCGGCTTATGAATTGGTCGTCACCCGCGGCTTCCGCGCCATCGGCGTCGACGACATCGCCGCAGCGGCGGGTGTCAGCCACGGCACCTTCTACAACTACTTCGTCAACAAACGCGACATCCTCGACGCCGTCATCGACCACTGCTTCGTCCGCATCCGCGACCTGCTGCTCGGCCCGGAGGGCGACGACACCCCCACCACCCTGGATGCCTTCTCCGCCCGCTACGCCCGAGTCGTGGACCGCTGCTACGCCCTGGTCGCCACCGAACCGGGCCTGGTGAATTTCTTTCTCCTGGAGGCGTCCTCGATCGACGACGCCGTCCTGGAGCGCTGCCTGCACAACGCCCGCCTCTACGGCGCGGAGTCGGTCGAGAAGATCCGCTCCGGCATCTCCCAGGGCTTCCTCGACCCGGCCCTGGACCCGGCGATCGCAGGCGAGGTCCTGCTCTCGATCCTCGTCTCCGCGCTGCTCTCAGCCCTGCGCGCCGGTTCCGACGGCCTCACCCAGGACCGGGTCCGCACCCAGCTCGTCGCGTTCCTCCGCACCGCTTTCGGCGCACCGCCCGACTAGGCGGCGGTGACGCGATCGATCTTGCGGCCCTCGTGATAGAAGTCGCAGTACGCGCCGAACTCATCGACCATGTCGGCGAATTCGTCGAAGAGCCGGCCGGCGGGCAGGGATTCGGTGAGCAGGGCGTTCAGGAATTCGGTGGCGGTGCCGCGATAGAAGCCCCAGCGGGTGTGGGTTTTACTGCCGATCACGACGGGCCAGTTGTTCGGGTCGTCGTCGCTTGAATTCCAGAGGCAGTAGCCGCCGTCGGCCAGCCTGCCCCACGCTGTCAGGGATGCGGGGTTCAGCGAGAACCCTTCAGGGATGTCGTCGCATTAAGGGGGAAGCAACGGTCAAGATCGAGCGAAGGTCGACGCCCGCCGCCTCCCCGCCGCGGCCGCTCGTGAGCCTGCTGCGGTGTCGGCGACCGCTGCTAGGTTGCGGGACATGGATTTTCAGTTGCCGCATCCGAGGAGAACCTGATGGCTCACGCGAGACGTGCTACCCCGTCCGATGCCGATCTGGACCCCGGCTTGTTCGACCGCGACGCCCAACAGTCCGACGCCTGGCTCGCCTGGAGCGCCCGAACCGCGATCGACGCCCGCATCGAAACCCTGTTCACCGAAACCCTGCCCCGCCTGGAATCGATCCGGGGCAGCGACGGCCGCCCCCCGCTCGACGACCGTTTCACCGCCGCCGCCTTCGACTGGACCGTCTCCCTCCTCGACACCGCAGTGCTCGACGACGACGGACAGTACAAGCCCGAAAACAACGACCTCGCAGACCAATTCATCACCTACGTCGGCGAATGGATGGTCCGCCGCGTCGAGGGCATCTGGTTCAACTCCCCCGAAGACGGCGCACCGATCTTCGACGGATTCGGCCCCGCAATCGGCTACCGCTGGTCCCAGGAATCGACGAACGACCTCCTGGCCCTGCTCTTCATGATGGCCGTCTCCGCCGACGACAGCCCCTACGGCTACTTCATAGACCTACTGCACGGACGCGCGCTGCCGTTCGCGGAGGAGCGAGACCGCCCGGACCTGAAAGCGGAGCTGTTCGCGTATTAGTGCCGTCAGCGAGCCAGCCGACCTCTACTTCTGCAACGTGAACTGCATGACGTCGAGGTGGCCGGCGCGGAAGTAGTGGGCGCAGCCGGTGAGGTATTTGAGGTAGCGCTGGTAGACCTCCTCGGAGGTGAGGTGGACGGCTTCGGGGTGGTGGGCTTCGAGGGCTGCGGCCCACAGGTCGAGGGTGCGGGCGTAGTGGGGGCGGAGGGATTGGATGCGGGTGGTGCGGAAGCCGACGGCTTCGGCCTCGTGGGGGACCGTGTTGGGTTGGGGGAGTTGGCCGCCGGGGAAGATCTCGCGTTTGACGAAGATGTGGAAGAGGGCGTCCTCGCGGGTGACGGGGATGTCGGCGGCGCGGAGGTCGGCGAGGGTGTGGCCGATGATGGTGTGCAGGAGCATGCGGCCGCCGGGTGGGAGCATGCGGTGGCAGCGGGTGAAGAACTCGGGGTAGCGCTGTTTGCGGAAGTGCTCGAAGGCGCCGATGCTGACGATGCGGTCGGCGGTGCCGTCGAATTCCTCCCAACCTTGCAGGCGCACTTCGGCTTCGGAGATGCCGAGGTCGCGCAGCTGGGTTCGGACGTGTTCGAATTGGTTGCGGCTCAAGGTGAGTCCGATGACCCGCACGCCGTAGGTGAGGACGGCCCGGATCATGGTCGAGCCCCAGCCGCAGCCGACGTCGAGCAGGGTCATGCCGGGTTCGAGCCCTAGTTTGCCGAGCGCCAGATCGATCTTGGCCAGTTGTGCCTCCTCCAGGTTCAGGCCCGGCCGCTCGAAGTAGGCGCAGCTGTAGGTCATGGAGGGGTCGAGGAACAGCGCGTAGAAGTCGTCGGACAGGTCGTAGTGAGCCTGGACCTGCCGGTAGAAGGGCGCGAGCTGGGCCATGGCGGACTCCTGAGGCGTGCGGACATCGCCGGTTGCGGACATCCGGACATACGCAGCGGCGGGGCCTGCGGTTCTACATCGATGACACACCGCCAACACGCCGCGCTTTCGACCCGTAATTCCTGATTCGACCTCGGCGTCCCCGCGTCGGCTGCTTTCCTGATGGGGAGTGCAGCATCGCGTCAGCAAACACAATTCGGAGGGTTGGGGACCGGCCATGCACCGCACCGGACACGAAGAGGTCCATCCTGGCAGGCCGTGGT from Nocardia tengchongensis includes:
- a CDS encoding MlaD family protein, which codes for MRRALLPLIIAGALVLTGCGVKATDIPIPGTYPAGDTYTVRIEFGSVLNLPDRAKVISDGVEVGMLDHIDLIGTTAVATVKLHTDAKLSKSTTAELRQSTILGDIHIALEAPKNADPTLLGNGDVIPVSQTVPATNVEDILRALSNIITGGRWSDIQKLVTDVNAAFPSDPAELDRVNRAGRAALHDMAAHTDEVNRILTSAQQITGKLESGRGAVDRILTFGPDRAAGLSDVLLAVVNLIISGGPLAKNAGDLLLPHVGDFRSIVSILAPTAVTAGYADLTLAANLDTFHTLLKEKIIPFLGSPDVKVRSVSAADAQADQLIATLRSIGMVP
- a CDS encoding MlaD family protein, with amino-acid sequence MKLSLSGPMSLVLLLVLTFVCGSYMAVGVLNLDPRRQNNTVTVLLDGSGGLMKTSEVTLRGLPIGKVRDIGATAHGLAVTLEYDAKYRIPVDSVVQIANLSAAGEQFLDFRPTGTAGPFLRDGSVVPNRQVRVATTVGDALAKLDALTAQLDPAKLQNLATTVAAGFEGRDAEVANLTKALIGTANLLRDKRAAIARLYSNVQTLGDRFDGRAPALSGAGSDIDTALPELLHIIAAFQNYSYIGEQIFTDPIGPLVSKINEYLQLIGPDLGQIATVLKPATSVIKPLRVDAGSIVDLLSTVFPGDGAAHVGIDIPR
- a CDS encoding TetR/AcrR family transcriptional regulator codes for the protein MAGHRLRPQGRRCEGRGREIGSGRIGRPPQRELPARRRREIIEAAYEVFTAHGYEATAISQVAARAGIGQGTVYRYFGSKREILDHVIDLGIEKVTDAMELHTLFGAAGDVGELVSAVRAAVARLYELLEREPRVLRLLVVEAGAIDPELAHRLLGLEALTASLITGELTRGMEAGWIRPDIDPEVLGHTIPTMVGPGLMRELLGAGNPAIRDRSMTAVLVFLDKTLRPARPRANPSPPP
- a CDS encoding TetR/AcrR family transcriptional regulator, translating into MTVEPARAPGRRARADRRRAELIGAAYELVVTRGFRAIGVDDIAAAAGVSHGTFYNYFVNKRDILDAVIDHCFVRIRDLLLGPEGDDTPTTLDAFSARYARVVDRCYALVATEPGLVNFFLLEASSIDDAVLERCLHNARLYGAESVEKIRSGISQGFLDPALDPAIAGEVLLSILVSALLSALRAGSDGLTQDRVRTQLVAFLRTAFGAPPD
- a CDS encoding cyclopropane mycolic acid synthase family methyltransferase, with product MAQLAPFYRQVQAHYDLSDDFYALFLDPSMTYSCAYFERPGLNLEEAQLAKIDLALGKLGLEPGMTLLDVGCGWGSTMIRAVLTYGVRVIGLTLSRNQFEHVRTQLRDLGISEAEVRLQGWEEFDGTADRIVSIGAFEHFRKQRYPEFFTRCHRMLPPGGRMLLHTIIGHTLADLRAADIPVTREDALFHIFVKREIFPGGQLPQPNTVPHEAEAVGFRTTRIQSLRPHYARTLDLWAAALEAHHPEAVHLTSEEVYQRYLKYLTGCAHYFRAGHLDVMQFTLQK